The Denticeps clupeoides chromosome 5, fDenClu1.1, whole genome shotgun sequence genome includes a region encoding these proteins:
- the wbp4 gene encoding WW domain-binding protein 4 yields the protein MADYWKSQPKKFCQYCKCWIADNKPSIEFHERGKNHKENVAKKIEEIKKKSIAKAKKEEKMSKEFAAMEEAALKAYQEDIKRLEGKSAMPQMTQTPQSTQTTPKSETTPKSQMTPKSQKSRKSQAQKRKVEVPEGSSRSSSNGSDSWIMGTTDNGHIYYYNTLTGESQWEKPEWFQGQNTSLVQVGEKSEATLGSSWREAVSTEGYTYYYNTETGESSWERPEGQEDPSPPGTEPLSTGEESSNGDKAPAEAAAAANEEPKTSKVAKISFRERKEENVEPSEEEEKKEGTESDSDSRGDAGKEGGIEKPPEKLVAPAKEEVVVPVKKPRKANPYGSWEKIKPEVDPYAKVDLQLPQFEACTTSTVSTADLPPEPKPKFKERTITSLGDDAGPESTFRRRKTENGKSRSLRQRGKDD from the exons AT GGCTGACTACTGGAAGTCTCAGCCGAAGAAGTTCTGCCAGTACTGCAAATGCTGGATAGCGGATAACAAACCC AGCATCGAGTTTCATGAGAGGGGAAAGAACCACAAGGAAAATGTGGCAAAGAAAATTGAGGAG ATTAAAAAGAAGAGTATTGCCAAAGCCaagaaggaggaaaaaatgtCAAAGGAGTTTGCAGCAATGGAGGAAGCTGCACTCAAAGCTTACCAAGAGGACATAAAGAGGCTAGAGGGAAAGTCAG CAATGCCTCAAATGACTCAAACACCTCAAAGTACTCAGACGACTCCAAAATCTGAAACGACTCCAAAGTCTCAAATGACTCCAAAATCTCAAAAGTCTCGAAAGTCTCAAGCACAAAAAAGAAAGGTGGAGGTTCCAGAAggcagcagccgcagcagcagcaatgGATCAGATTCTTGGATTATGGGAACAACGGATAACGGACATATTTACTACTATAACACACTAACTGGAG AATCTCAGTGGGAAAAACCTGAATGGTTCCAGGGTCAAAATACATCTTTGGTACAAGTTGGAGAGAAGAGTGAG GCTACTTTAGGCAGTTCGTGGAGGGAGGCAGTGAGCACTGAGGGGTACACCTACTACTACAACACTGAGACTGGAG AATCCAGCTGGGAAAGGCCTGAAGGGCAAGAGGACCCATCTCCTCCAGGGACAGAGCCACTCTCCACAGGAGAAGAAAGTTCAAATGGAGACAAAGCccctgcagaagcagcagcagcagcaaatgaGGAGCCAAAAACATCAAAAGTTGCAAAAATCAGTTTCAGA gaaagaaaagaggaaaatgttGAACCAtcagaagaagaggagaagaaagaagggACTGAGAGTGACAGTGATAGTCGCGGTGATGCTGGGAAGGAGGGAGGCATCGAAAAGCCCCCAGAAAAGCTTGTTGCTCCTGCAAAGGAAGAGGTGGTGGTTCCTGTAAAAAAACCCAGGAAGGCAAATCCATATGGAAGCTGGGAAAAGATCAAGCCGGAAGTCGATCCATA TGCCAAGGTGGATCTGCAGCTGCCACAATTTGAGGCATGTACCACTTCTACCGTTTCCACTGCAGACCTCCCGCCTGAGCCCAAACCCAAGTTTAAGGAGCGCACTATCACCTCCTTGGGAGACGATGCAGGCCCAGAATCTACATTTAGGAGAAGGAAGACAGAGAACGGGAAATCCCGAAGCCTGCGTCAGAGAGGGAAGGATGACTAG
- the mtrf1 gene encoding peptide chain release factor 1, mitochondrial isoform X1 — MSLFKQSRLLALCRSSGRLSPTPSGVVGKCHRLSARFRHKSSSDLIANDAVQRHIRNLRVEYSDVTTQLHKGDVSESDRRALIRRQVALSPVANALKRAEDAAGDLLEVESLLQSRTQDTQMLDLLREEKCQITKRIEALNKNLIQTLVPVEEHDSSNVILEVAAGRTTGGDICQQFSREMFSMYQGFASYKEWDFEVFNYTPADYGGLHHAAVRISGENVYRWLKFEGGTHRVQRIPEMGLSSRMQRIHTGTMTVIVLPQCDEVEISIDPKDLRIDTFRSRGAGGQSVNTTDSAVRIVHLPTGTVAECQESRSQLQNREAAMRLLRARLYQSTVGKQTEQRHTARRQQVGTRAQSERIRSYNFSQDRVTDHRIGYVTRDIKEFMRGGEQLDELISDLLDHSECEALLELVENADCARRRQSHSVEPSPKTRLDSQH; from the exons ATGTCTTTATTTAAACAGTCCCGTCTGCTCGCTTTATGTCGGAGCAGCGGACGACTCAGTCCGACGCCGAGTGGAGTTGTGGGTAAATGTCATCGGCTCTCAGCACGTTTCCGCCATAAGTCCTCGTCGGATTTAATAGCGAACGATGCGGTACAACGACACATTAGAAACCTCAGAGTCGAGTACAGCGATGTCACGACACAACTGCACAAAGGAGACGTGAGTGAGTCAGACAGGCGCGCCTTGATCCGGCGGCAGGTGGCGCTGTCGCCTGTCGCAAATGCGCTGAAGCGCGCAGAAGACGCTGCGGGGGACCTGCTGGAGGTGGAGTCCCTTCTACAAA GTCGAACACAGGACACACAGATGCTCGATCTGCTGAGAGAAGAAAAGTGTCAGATCACTAAAAGAATTGaggcattaaataaaaat CTGATCCAAACTCTGGTGCCAGTCGAAGAACATGACAGCAGCAATGTTATTCTGGAGGTGGCAGCTGGGCGGACGACAGGAG GAGACATTTGCCAGCAGTTCTCAAGAGAGATGTTCAGCATGTACCAGGGCTTTGCCAGTTACAAAGAATGGGACTTTGAAGTCTTCAATTACACTCCAGCAGATTATG GGGGTCTACACCATGCAGCAGTGAGGATTTCTGGAGAAAATGTCTACAGATGGCTGAAATTTGAGGGAGGGACACACAGGGTGCAGAGGATCCCTGAGATGGGGCTATCGTCACGCATGCAGCGGATCCACACAGGGACCATGACCGTCATAGTGTTGCCCCAGTGCGATGAG GTGGAAATCAGCATTGACCCCAAAGATTTGAGAATCGACACTTTCAGATCAAGAGGGGCTGGTGGTCAGAGTGTGAATACCACAGACAGTGCAGTAAGAATAGTCCATCTACCCACAG GCACAGTGGCTGAGTGTCAGGAGTCTCGGTCTCAGCTCCAGAACCGAGAGGCCGCCATGCGGCTGCTCAGGGCCCGTCTGTATCAGAGCACCGTGGGTAAACAGACGGAGCAAAGGCACACTGCACGCAGACAGCAG GTTGGAACTCGAGCCCAGTCTGAGAGAATTCGCTCGTATAACTTCAGTCAGGACCGTGTGACCGATCACAGGATTGGCTATGTCACTCGAGACATAAAG GAATTTATGAGGGGAGGGGAGCAGCTGGATGAGCTTATCTCGGACCTTCTAGATCACAGTGAGTGTGAGGCTCTGCTGGAGCTGGTGGAGAATGCAGACTGTGCCAGAAGAAGACAAAGCCATTCAGTGGAACCATCCCCAAAAACCAGACTGGACTCACAGCACTGA
- the ccdc122 gene encoding coiled-coil domain-containing protein 122 isoform X2, producing MAACGDGGADFSLSEALEEASQHGETRASELREKTQTLDALQGILSSAEKSCAAVNLELKTSERKVTGLQCEMEQLRSHLSSLEARLCSLSAENTKLTLDRQEEEERRCCAQARHDEYRRKMASHKKAVSAVESQADVYRELMEKREIVRWLREQRKELQEDLQNPERETARQSQNEIKDLKRQILLKEDLVKERQNDLQKEKDVHAELRKDIEIQNRRCEAIIKRLHCQVNKTQCSHRQLICDIKHMEGRRDELKAQLAISQFAPL from the exons ATGGCGGCGTGCGGCGATG GCGGCGCGGATTTCTCTCTTTCTGAAGCCCTGGAGGAGGCCTCGCAGCACGGCGAGACTCGGGCCTCGGAGCTGAGGGAAAAGACGCAAACGCTCGACGCGcttcag GGCATTCTGTCAAGTGCTGAGAAGAGCTGTGCGGCTGTCAACCTTGAGCTAAAAACGTCTGAGAGGAAGGTGACGGGCCTGCAGTGTGAGATGGAGCAGCTCCGGAGCCACCTCAGCAGCCTGGAGGCTCGGCTGTGTTCTCTCTCCGCAGAAAACACGAAGCTGACACTCGACcgtcaggaggaggaggagagacgctgctgtgcacAGGCGCGACATGACGAATACAGAAGGAAAATGGCGAGCCACAAGAAGGCCGTGTCTGCGGTGGAGAGCCAGGCTGACGTTTACAGGGAGCTGATGGAGAAGCGCGAAATAGTCcggtggctcagggaacaacgaaaggagctgcaggaggatTTGCAGAATCCAGAGCGGGAAACTGCCAGGCAGTCAcaa AATGAGATCAAAGACTTAAAAAGGCAAATATTACTGAAGGAAGATCTGGTGAAAGAGAGACAAAATGACCTGCAGAAGGAGAAGGACGTCCATGCAGAGCTGAGGAAAGACATTGAG ATTCAGAACAGAAGGTGTGAGGCAATTATAAAACGTCTGCACTGCCAGGTTAACAAGACCCAGTGCAGCCACAGGCAGCTCATTTGTGACATAAAGCACATGGAGGGAAGACGAGATGAGCTGAAGGCACAGCTTGCGATATCTCAGTTTGCACCACTGTAG
- the mtrf1 gene encoding peptide chain release factor 1, mitochondrial isoform X2 — protein MLDLLREEKCQITKRIEALNKNLIQTLVPVEEHDSSNVILEVAAGRTTGGDICQQFSREMFSMYQGFASYKEWDFEVFNYTPADYGGLHHAAVRISGENVYRWLKFEGGTHRVQRIPEMGLSSRMQRIHTGTMTVIVLPQCDEVEISIDPKDLRIDTFRSRGAGGQSVNTTDSAVRIVHLPTGTVAECQESRSQLQNREAAMRLLRARLYQSTVGKQTEQRHTARRQQVGTRAQSERIRSYNFSQDRVTDHRIGYVTRDIKEFMRGGEQLDELISDLLDHSECEALLELVENADCARRRQSHSVEPSPKTRLDSQH, from the exons ATGCTCGATCTGCTGAGAGAAGAAAAGTGTCAGATCACTAAAAGAATTGaggcattaaataaaaat CTGATCCAAACTCTGGTGCCAGTCGAAGAACATGACAGCAGCAATGTTATTCTGGAGGTGGCAGCTGGGCGGACGACAGGAG GAGACATTTGCCAGCAGTTCTCAAGAGAGATGTTCAGCATGTACCAGGGCTTTGCCAGTTACAAAGAATGGGACTTTGAAGTCTTCAATTACACTCCAGCAGATTATG GGGGTCTACACCATGCAGCAGTGAGGATTTCTGGAGAAAATGTCTACAGATGGCTGAAATTTGAGGGAGGGACACACAGGGTGCAGAGGATCCCTGAGATGGGGCTATCGTCACGCATGCAGCGGATCCACACAGGGACCATGACCGTCATAGTGTTGCCCCAGTGCGATGAG GTGGAAATCAGCATTGACCCCAAAGATTTGAGAATCGACACTTTCAGATCAAGAGGGGCTGGTGGTCAGAGTGTGAATACCACAGACAGTGCAGTAAGAATAGTCCATCTACCCACAG GCACAGTGGCTGAGTGTCAGGAGTCTCGGTCTCAGCTCCAGAACCGAGAGGCCGCCATGCGGCTGCTCAGGGCCCGTCTGTATCAGAGCACCGTGGGTAAACAGACGGAGCAAAGGCACACTGCACGCAGACAGCAG GTTGGAACTCGAGCCCAGTCTGAGAGAATTCGCTCGTATAACTTCAGTCAGGACCGTGTGACCGATCACAGGATTGGCTATGTCACTCGAGACATAAAG GAATTTATGAGGGGAGGGGAGCAGCTGGATGAGCTTATCTCGGACCTTCTAGATCACAGTGAGTGTGAGGCTCTGCTGGAGCTGGTGGAGAATGCAGACTGTGCCAGAAGAAGACAAAGCCATTCAGTGGAACCATCCCCAAAAACCAGACTGGACTCACAGCACTGA
- the LOC114791132 gene encoding tumor necrosis factor ligand superfamily member 11-like, translating to MDREPQFRTLVLVLVVVVGLQLVCSAVLVLHLTGFLQADVSMLHHKTDERTHTGPVLSPKPEQTRCPKQKRGAVPVAHLPIKPLSGQTERDVRVTIVHWNADQGRLSKLGYHDGRILVRKSGLYFVYAKTCFRYYELDLASNQHPEPGAGHETSNSGPAALPDMGVQLIQYVFLERPNHRAPLRPIMMMKSGSTHRWTTGAYHMCCQQQGGAFALRTGDGVYVSVSNSWLLDPESEGSYFGAFRISS from the exons ATGGACAGAGAGCCGCAGTTTAGGACCCTCGTCCTCGTCCTTGTCGTCGTCGTGGGGCTCCAGCTCGTGTGCAGTGCGGTGCTCGTCTTGCACCTGACCGGGTTCCTGCAG gctgATGTGTCCATGTTGCATCACAAAACAGATGAA CGAACCCACACTGGTCCTGTCTTATCACCCAAGCCAGAACAGACCAGGTGCCCTAAGCAGAAGAGAGGGGCAGTTCCAGTGGCCCACCTGCCCATTAAACCACTGAGTGGGCAAACAGAGA gaGATGTTCGGGTCACTATTGTCCACTGGAATGCCGATCAAGGTCGTCTCTCCAAACTTGGCTACCACGATGGACGGATCCTGGTTCGGAAATCGGGCCTATACTTTGTCTATGCCAAAACGTGTTTCCGTTACTATGAGCTGGACCTGGCGTCTAATCAACACCCCGAGCCTGGCGCTGGCCATGAAACAAGCAACTCAGGCCCAGCTGCTCTTCCCGATATGGGGGTGCAGCTGATTCAGTACGTGTTCCTGGAGCGCCCCAACCACCGCGCGCCGCTCAGGCCCATCATGATGATGAAGAGTGGCAGCACGCACCGCTGGACGACGGGAGCCTACCACATGTGCTGTCAGCAACAGGGTGGTGCTTTTGCGCTGAGGACTGGGGATGGGGTGTACGTCAGCGTGTCCAACTCCTGGCTGCTCGACCCGGAGAGTGAGGGGAGTTACTTTGGGGCTTTCAGAATAAGTAGCTAA
- the ccdc122 gene encoding coiled-coil domain-containing protein 122 isoform X1, producing MAACGDGGADFSLSEALEEASQHGETRASELREKTQTLDALQGILSSAEKSCAAVNLELKTSERKVTGLQCEMEQLRSHLSSLEARLCSLSAENTKLTLDRQEEEERRCCAQARHDEYRRKMASHKKAVSAVESQADVYRELMEKREIVRWLREQRKELQEDLQNPERETARQSQVCVVNEIKDLKRQILLKEDLVKERQNDLQKEKDVHAELRKDIEIQNRRCEAIIKRLHCQVNKTQCSHRQLICDIKHMEGRRDELKAQLAISQFAPL from the exons ATGGCGGCGTGCGGCGATG GCGGCGCGGATTTCTCTCTTTCTGAAGCCCTGGAGGAGGCCTCGCAGCACGGCGAGACTCGGGCCTCGGAGCTGAGGGAAAAGACGCAAACGCTCGACGCGcttcag GGCATTCTGTCAAGTGCTGAGAAGAGCTGTGCGGCTGTCAACCTTGAGCTAAAAACGTCTGAGAGGAAGGTGACGGGCCTGCAGTGTGAGATGGAGCAGCTCCGGAGCCACCTCAGCAGCCTGGAGGCTCGGCTGTGTTCTCTCTCCGCAGAAAACACGAAGCTGACACTCGACcgtcaggaggaggaggagagacgctgctgtgcacAGGCGCGACATGACGAATACAGAAGGAAAATGGCGAGCCACAAGAAGGCCGTGTCTGCGGTGGAGAGCCAGGCTGACGTTTACAGGGAGCTGATGGAGAAGCGCGAAATAGTCcggtggctcagggaacaacgaaaggagctgcaggaggatTTGCAGAATCCAGAGCGGGAAACTGCCAGGCAGTCAcaagtgtgtgttgtg AATGAGATCAAAGACTTAAAAAGGCAAATATTACTGAAGGAAGATCTGGTGAAAGAGAGACAAAATGACCTGCAGAAGGAGAAGGACGTCCATGCAGAGCTGAGGAAAGACATTGAG ATTCAGAACAGAAGGTGTGAGGCAATTATAAAACGTCTGCACTGCCAGGTTAACAAGACCCAGTGCAGCCACAGGCAGCTCATTTGTGACATAAAGCACATGGAGGGAAGACGAGATGAGCTGAAGGCACAGCTTGCGATATCTCAGTTTGCACCACTGTAG